The stretch of DNA GTAGAGGCTGACgatcggcctcgccgcctcgttcatCATGTCTAAGTGGCTCTAATCAAAAACTAGGGTTGGTGGGCTCCAGATCGGGCCGTCGCGTTCACGCGGTGGGCGTGGGCTCGGCGTTACCGGTGGGGGACTGGAGCACGCCCATCTGCTCCTGCTCGAGGGCCATCATCTGTTCCTCCCTGTGCAGCTGGATCACGAGGGGCACCACGAGGATGAGGAAGGAGGTGCCGAACTGCCACGCAGCCTTGCCGGTGTGCCACGCGAGCTTCTTGGACACGTgccacgcgtccgcggcgccgaagggcTTGGAGCTGCGGttgggctcggcggcgggctggaTTTCCATGTGTTGAGAAAACCTGATGTGTCTACACGAGGTGCGACACTCTCTGAGAAGTCTGCGGCCCGGACGATGAGTGGCGGGGATGCCTCGGCCCGATCAAAAACACGGTTTTCCGGAGTGATGACCCGTTTCAACTCGTTGAGAGCGGCCCGGTTTTCGGCTGCGGAGATGGTTCGGGCGGTGCACAACTTCGCGAGCGTATGAGAAGGTTCCTGTAAATTTGGGCCAAAATGGGAAACAACGACGCTTCGCGGCACTCCGCTGATTAGGACACTGCCGATTTCGGAGAGATTTGCGTTAAAAAATCAGATCACGCTCGGATTTTGGTGGCCCGAGAGACTGCAAAGCATAGTGCTACGCAAGTTTGTTGCCACCTCAACGAACTGCTGCCGAGTCATCTGATATCCTCCCTTTTTTCCAAAAACCCTTACGACGCCCCGCTTCCTGGATTCCGTGTTCGTGAAAGCGCGTCGCTTCCCCCGTCGACCCCTCACTTCACGCCCTCGCGTATCGAACCAAGCCgttcgttcgcgtccgctTTCGAGACCTCCGTCGTCCGAAAGTTCAAAGCGCCGGTCGAGCAGCAACCCTCGGGTTCCGTTCGCCTCTCTCTTTTTACAGTTCTCTGTAAAGTGCGGAACGCTTGTCGCATCGCCGGCAACGTCGCAACAACCAGTGCGGGCCGGGACTGTATGTGCTGAGGCCTTAACAGTCTCCCACGAGACCAACGCGTAAAGAGCGTTAACCTTCCCGGACCCCACAACCTAAGGTCGCACAGCAACCATGGCTAATATGGCCAACATgttcgccctcctcgacgaggacgctcCCAAGGCTGCCCCTGCCAAGGAGAACAAGCCTGCCGCTGCGGCTGCgcccgccaagaaggcgcCCGCCAAGACCGGCGACAAGCCCGGTGAGTCGACGTTCTATCGCACAACTCGTTCCCCTCTTTGTTCACCATCGAAACCCGGGTCCGTTCGCGTCGGTCGCccacgccaccgtcgcggattcccggcgtcgagcgccccgGGATGCGATTTTTTCCTCCGCGAGATAACACTCGCTGCTGCGGAGAAATCTCCCGGCGATCGTCGCAAAACCCTCACCCCGGTTCCGTCGCTTATGAACCCATCCCCGCCTCTTCGATCCTCTCCGCAGCCGGCAACCGCAACAACGGCAACGCCAagcgcgctccccgcgcccctcgcgagtTCGAGGGCTCCGTCGAGGGCACCGAGGGCGGCCGCAGCCGTCCCCGCAACGCCGATCGCCGCAAGCccaaggacggcgagggcggtcgtcgcgaccgTGCTGACCGCTCCGGCCGtgggtgagtcaccgcccgatCCTCGCCCAAAATTCCGTTTTCGATGGCGGGCCGATCCCGGCGCATCGTCGCCCGATCCGTCCGCCCCCCGGATCCCGCCCCGAGCGGTCGAGGGCGATCCGGCGCGCCGTttcccccgacgacgcgcactCCGCGACGAAAAGAAACAACGGTGCTGGCGCTTTTCGCGCTCCGGTGGATTGGTTTCCACATTTGACCCGACCCCGCGCGAAccgtcctccccgcgccacgcgtccctcgccgtaCCCCTCGAACGAACCCCGCACTTAAATCCCACCCACGCTGACTTTCAATCCGTTCCCGCGTCCGTTCCCCCCACGTTCGCAGCCACGAGGgcccccaccgcggcggcgccggcaagGGCGGCTGGGGCAAGCCCGGTGACGAGCTCAACGCCCccaaggagggcgacgacgccgagcccgagcccgagcccgaggagcccGACAACGAGATCTCCATCGAGGACTtcgaggctgccaaggctgcgaagaaggctgccctcaacgccgccatggccaagggcgccaccgccaagGAGGTTGactcctccgccttcgcctccatgacgctcgccgccaaaTCCGAGGACGTCAACGAGTtctccctcgacggcgccggtccCAAGGCtaagcgcgagcgcgagcgcaaggccaaggaggccgccaagctcgagctcggcttcAAGTCCGCAcccaccgcccccgccgaggaccgcCCCGCACGTGGccccggcggtcgcggcggacgcggcgacaggcgcgaaggcgcgggccgcggcggtcgcggcgagggccgcggcggccgcggcggccgcggcggcgaccgccccgccggcggtcgcggcggctccggcctCAACGTCAAGATCGAGGACTCCTCCGCCTTCCCCACCCTCGGCAAGTAAATTTAacgccggggcggggcgtcggGGTGCGCCGGTTCGGACGACGAAAGACGAAagcatcgtcgacgtcgccggcacTTCCGTGAAGCGACGATTAGTCGCCGATTGGCCCGACGTTCTCTTCATCGAACGGGACACCACACCGAACGATGATGACGATACATAACCAAAAAAAAACAAAAACAAAAGACGAGCgagagggacgcgacgcggcggcggcgtccggggtTAACTTAGACGGGGTCGTCTCTTTTCGACGGCTTTGGTCGCGGTTTGGGGGGTGATGAAGAACGACGCCCGACGTTCCGTCGGCATTTAATAGGGTCTCACGGCGCGGCTCGTTGCTGCAACGAGTCGCGGGCGTTTGTTTAGCTTGAGTGAGAAACAGGTAGCCCAGAGTATATCTCAGCAGAGAACTGCATCCgtcccgcggtcgccgccgcgctctcacCGGCCGTCAACTGTTTTTTTATCCTCGGTCGTGGATCCGCCACCATGACGCTTTTCCTCTTTTTGAATCATCCAAGGGTTTGAAAGCAACCGTCGAGCGCTCACAagcgaacggcgacggggtcgcGACCTTCTCCAGAGGCGTTTCTGAGTGAAGGCATGAACCTGAGCGCACACGTTGACGCTTGCGGAGGAGTCAGGACGTCACACAGCGCGACCGGCGagagggcgccgcgtgcacATCTCGCAACACTCGCCCGGAGAGGAGGCaccggaggcgcgcgcggcatgGGTCcccttcgacgcgcggcggagcgcgggggacgcgcgctgatggccgcgatggcccccatcgcgtccacctcTAACCCCGTCACGACGGGCGtcgggacgccgtcgtggggcgtccttcgcgccgcgcgaccgcgcgacggacgccccggcggcctccacctcgcgccgttcgccgcgtcgatgccctcgcgcggcgcctcctcctccgtcaccccgcgcgaggccatcgcggtgggcgacgaggaggccggcggcgcgccccgcgacAACACCGGCGacatcatcgccgccaaagccgccgccaaagccgccgcagccgccgccaccggggGCTCCGACGCGTACGGAGCCTCCTCCATCCAGGTCCTCAAGGGCCTCGAGCCTGTGCGAAAGCGACCGGGGATGTACATCGGCAACACCAGCACCAAGGGCCTGCACCACATGGTGTGGGAAGTGTTGGAcaacggcgtggacgaggtcCAGGCGGGACACGCGTCTTTGATCACCGTCACCGTGGAGGCTGACGggagcgtcgccgtcgaggatgaCGGTCGAGGCATCCCGACGGATGTAcacccggcgacgggcacgaGCTCGCTGGAGACGGTGCTCACGGTGCTGCACGCGGGAGGTAagtttggcggcgacgagagcgGGTACCACGTCTCGGGCGGCCTGCACGGCGTGGGCATCTCCGTCGTGAACGCCCTGAGCGACTCGACGGAGGTGACGGTTTGGAGGGGAGATCGCGAGTACCGGCAGTCgttcagccgcggcgccgcgctcgcgccgatgaCGGAGGGGTCGCAAgacgtcgcgaacgtcggGAAGAAAAAGGGAACGCGGGTGAGGTTCAAGCCGGACCCGAGCATCTTCAAGGAGAGGCAGGATTTCGATCCCAACATCATCCTCGCGAGGATGAAGGAGCTGGCTTTTCTGaactccacggcgacgttcaCGTTCAGGCTCGCGACGGAGTTGTCGTCGAAGCTCAAATCGAAACGGAAAAAGTCCAGGGATGAGGCCTCGATGGACGAGGGTGACGTGAAGAAGACCGAGgaggtgggcgacgcggtgaccgtCGACGGCCGGGAGTACTACGAGGAGGTGCTCTCCTTCCCCGGCGGTTTGAAGGACTACGTGGTGGACCTcaacgagggcgccgagccgcTCCACGAGCCCATCACCttccgcgccgaggtggacggcGTGCAGGTGGAGGGCGCGCTGCAGTGGACGAAGGAGGCGTACACCGATACGCTGCTCGGTTACGCCAACAGCATCAGAACCAGCGACGGGGGCACGCACCTCGACGGCTTGAAGCAGtcgctcacgcgcgcggtgaacactcaggcgaggaaggcgaagctgctgaaggaggcggacgctAACCTGGGCGGCGAGCACATCCGCGAGGGCCTGagcgcggtcatcgcggtGTGGGTGCCCCAACCCGAGTTTGAGGGCCAGACCAAGACCAGGTTGGGTAACCCCGAGGTGAGGAAGGTTGTCGAGAGCGTCATCGGCGAGCAGGTCTCGGAGCACCTCGAGTTTTACCCAAACACGCTCGGCAGCATCTTCAGCAAGGCGAGCCAGGCGCaaaaggcggcggaggcggcgaagcgcgcgagggagctggTGCGCCGCAAGAGCGTCCTGCGCAGCGGCTCGCTTCCCGGAAAGCTCTCCGACTGCAGCGTCAGCGACCCGGAGAGCACGGAGATTTTCCTCGTGGAGGGCGACTCCGCGGGCGGCAGCGCGAAGCAGGGCCGCGACAGGCGCTTCCAGGCGGTGCTCCCGCTGCGGGGTAAGATCCTCAACGTCGAGCGCAAGGACGAGGCGAGCATGTACAAGAACACCGAGATTTCCTCCatggtcaccgcgctcgggctGGGTTTAAAGGGGGAGCCCTTCGACGAGTCGCAGCTGAGGTACAGCAAGATTGTCatcctcaccgacgccgacgtcgacggcgcgcacatCCGGACGCTGCTGCTCACCTTCCTCTTCAGGTACCAGCGGGGGCTGTTCGAGCAGGGCAAGGTTTACGTCGCCGTGCCCCCGCTGTACAAGGTGGAGTCTGGCCGCGCGGGCAAGAACAACCCGCCGACGTACTGCTACGACGAGGCGCAGCTCCAGGCGCACCTCGCGACGTTACCCGAGGGCGCGTCCAGGAGCATCCAAAGGTTCAAGGGTCTGGGCGAGATGATGCCCGAGCAGCTGTGGTCGACGACGCTGAACCCGGAGACTCGGCTGCTGAAGCGGCtgacggtggacgacgcggcgatggcgaacAAGACGTTCCAGCTCCTGATGTCGGACAAGGTGGCGCCCAGGAGGGAGTTCATCGAGACGGAGGGACCCAAGctcgaggacatcgacgTGTGAGACGATCGAGAGACGTCCTCGGACGGACTGTAATGTGACACTAAAAGTTAGGTTCAAATCGAGAGCGGACGGCCGCGACACTCGTCTGGCTGTTCAGGCGTCGCAGGCGATCTCCGCAGAAGGTGTCCACCGGTCGCAGCATCGCGCCTATGGCGTCGCTGAGGTTGTCGAGCGTCACCGGCTCGGGTCTCCTCCTGAGGACGGGCGGGGGTAGCGGGGGAGGCCGAGCGGGTGGCGGCCGGTGGCAGTCGCACTGGCAGCCTACTACtcgctccacctcctcctcctcctcctcttcctcctcctcctcctcctcctcctcctcctgctccaccaccaccacctcctcctcctcttcagGCATCCGATCCTCCCTttgcgcgcgtcgtccgcggatgTTCTGTCCACAGAATAATCCGGAGAGGCAGCCCCCCGGCCGCTCCTGCTCCTGTCTCAGCCTGCGCAGGTTGATAACTTTGTACTCGTACTGTTCCCCCTCCTCTTGAGGCAGCCTGAGAGCGTCCTCTAGGGTGCGGTGCCACACGTGCTGGCGGGGCGCGGAAtgcgacgatgcgcgcggatGCGTTGGACCGCGCGGCATGCTTTTCACGCGCGGGACTGGAGTGTGGGGGTCGAGAGACGGTGGGCACGCACCCGGTTTGTTATCACGAGGCTAGGAAAATCAAGGAGCGAACCTTTCTAAATTTCCGAGAAAGATAAGAGTTGGGGTGCTTCTCAGCAGCAGCTCACGCGAGAGGAGACAGACGAAGATTTCGATCAGGCAAAGTGCCCCTACGATTGCGATTACGTCATAGACTACTAATGcacgcacgcgcgctcgctcggaGTCGGCTCCGCCCTGAAACAAAGAAACCCCGTATAtatcccgccgcggctcccgacGCTCTgtcgaacgccgcgatcggaACCCCAGTTACACCAACACCACGAACCAAGAAACCCCTTAGTTCATGCGGCGGATGAGCGCGTTGATCTTGTCCTCGCGGTTACCAGCCTCGCCACCCTCGATGTAGTGCAGGCGCTTCTTGGTCATGCCGCCGAGAGGGGCAGACAGCTTGAAGGGCCAGAGGAAGTTGGAGCAAGCGGTGAAGTGGGGGCCGCAGGTGTAGATCTCGTGGATGAGATCCTCAATGCAGATGATGCCcttctcgccgagcgccttctCAATGATGGAGTTGTCGGTGAGGGGGATGCGCTGCTTGTTCACCTTGCCGTACCCGCGCTTGTAGATGAGCTCCTTCACCGACTTGAGGTTGGGGTAGCCGAACATGACGTAGGGCTCAACCTTCCTCAGCATGTTGATAGTCGCCTTGTTCACGCGCATGAAGACACCGTTGTGGATctggcgcaggcggaggagctgcATGATCTTGCGGGTCTTGGGGTGCATGTCGTTGATACCGCGAAGGCGCATGACGAACATGACCTTagcctcgggctcgacgtAGAAGCCGCCCTtggcgcgagcctcgcgcttGAGGCGAACCAGGTCAGCCTCCTGCGGTTTCGAAAGAGGGGTAAGGGGGGGCGGGACGGTCAGCGTCGGCTCGATCGCGGGATCTTTGGTGCGGGGGAAtcgctcacgcgcgcgcgcggcgaaaaggggagcgggcgcgtcgacgtcgcgcctcTCCCTCCTCGCACTCGCGCGCGAAAATCACGCATCGTCTGACTCAAGAAGCCAGACCCTAGGGTGGGAAAAAGCCGCCaagcggcctcggcgtcgccgggatCCGCGCGCTCACCTGATCACGATACTCCTTCACGTACTTCTCCGCGCGGTTGAAGATCTCCTTCTTGTTGGCCTCGGccttagccttggcctccgcggcggccttggccttgttGGCGGCccacgcctcgtcgcgcttaCGACGCTTAAGAGCGGTCTCGGGAACAGCGGGCTGTTGTGGAGGAAAAAGATGGAGAGAGGAGTCAGCGATGGGTCGCGTGTGGTGGATGATGCGGACGTAAAACGTCGTCGGGACGAGCGAAACAACCCGCGAGCATCGCAggacatcgtcgccgcgcgagtcgGGGCGtcccgcggccgtcgcgcatcctcggaggcggtccgccgcgcgcgaaccgcaGCCGGGAAATTTCCTCAAACAGAGGGAAAGCCGCGAAGAAAGGTCGCCACCGGaacgccccgtcgacgcgggttAGACCCGCAGCgacgaagagcgcggcgcgacggtagggagggacgcgtcgctcaccATATTGTCCTCCTTAGAAACGGGTTGTCACGCTGCCCTAGGGACTTATGCGCGGCTATAAGAGGGCCACAGCGTCGAGCGGATGCTCTGTTTTCTACAAACCAAACCCTAGTTTTCGCCGGCCGAGTTTTGATTCCTCGATATTTATCTAACCACGCCGCCGTAGGAGTGGTTCATTTCTAATTCTATTTTTCGATGTAGCACACGCAAACAGTCAAAAACCTGTAATAGAGTGGAGGCTGGTAATCGTTTTCTTTCTCGTGCCGTGAACTTAATTTCCCTCGTCGCGtgatcgccaccgccgctccAGACCCGCTTGCGCTCGTCTCGGCTCGCCGAACGAGGAACGCACCGGCAGCCTTCTCACCAGGCGCCGCGTAACAGAGAACAGGCCGGCGAGTCTCAAAGGCCGACCTTTCACACCTCATCGGATCGACCGATCTTTCACGGAAGAATCAGAAGTCGGCAACTATGGGAGCGGGAGTCGGCGAGCAGGTTCGCAAGCTTGAGCTCGACGCCTACCAGGCCTTCCTGAAGGTCACGGCGGTCACTGGCATGTCGTGGGTGAGTGCAcgctgcgccgcgcccgagtccGTCCTCATCGTACCACCGAGCGTCGCCCCATCTTTACGTCGAttcgcggtgacgcgtcccGCTCACGCATTCCCGCCTTCCCCTCGCAGGAGCGAGACGACCTCGCGACCAAGCTCAGGCAGGAGCTCAACATCTCCAACGATGATCACACCCGCATCAGGGAGAAACTCTCGGACGATGAGCGCATCAAGACCATCAGGTGAGAGCGCGCGCCACGGCACTCGCCACCCCGATCCGCGGATTCCCTCCCGAGCACGGGACGCAGCCAAATACCTACCTAGGGTTGAtttccgcgggcgccgaagCTGAACCGTCGTTCCCGTCACACGTATCGTCGCAGGGAGAACTGGAAACAGAGGGAGATCAACCaggccgccaagaaggcgcgcatcgacgccggcggcttcACCGGCGCCAAGACCCCGAAGGCCCCCGCCTCTGCCAAGCCGAAGGCGGCGCCCAAGGCGAAGACGCCCaagggacccgccgcggctcccatCGTCGTCAACGAGCTCATctgccgccgcgtccagagGTTCTGGCCGGACGAGGGCGGTTGGTTCGACGCCATCATCACCGACTACCGCCCCACCACCAACGAGCACTGCCTGACGTACGAGATCAACACCCCGAACGAGACTTTCGAGTGGGCCGACATCTCGCAGTTCGACGGTCGGGAGTTCAAGCTGCTGGAGGACCGGGTCAACATCGAGGACCTCAAGTTCTACAGCCAGGGCATGAAGGTCggggcggagacggcgacgcacaACCAGGCCATCGTGGCCACGCACGCGGCAGTGGGCGACGTGAATAAGATTGTCCAGAAGGCCGCGAAaaccgcggacgtcgacaaGATCGTCGAGGCGAAGGGAACGCTCAGcgcgcaggaggaggcgctcagggcgcagctcgccgctctcgacagcgacagcgacagcgacgaggatTAATCGAGGGGAGTCTCTTTGGGTCAGAGAGGGAGAGGAGGAGACGGACGTTGAGTACAGGAACATACTATTTTTATCGCGAAATCTATTAGTAAGCTGCCAGGCCTTCACCGCTCCTCCACcttcgtcgcctccgcgttcgcctccgccctgGTGTCCCACCTCTTGGTCCCGCCACCCATGTTCCTGCCAGCTGTGTACCACCTCGCCAGCCTCTCAGGCGCCACGCCCATGGCGTACCCAAACACTATGAGCTGGTTCAGCGCTGTGACTCTCGCCACTCCCATGGcgtcccaccgccgcgagctggtGGTCACGGCCGCATCCACGACGCACGGCATCCCGTGGCGTCTTCGCAGCCGCTTTACGAGCTCGTAGTCCTCCATGAAGCACTGTTggggcacgccgccgacgctaTCGAGCGCGTGTCGTTTTACCCACACCCCCTGGTCTCCGTACGGGGCACCAAGCCATTTGGTTCTCTTGTCCACGCACCACTCGAGGAACCGACGcgcggtcccgccgcccggtcccttcgagccgcgcgcggcggtcgacggatcggcggcatcgtcgtcgtcgtcgcgttcctcgggGGCGAGCCTGAACCCGAACGCGCCCCAGCTGTGCTCGGGcttcatcgcgtcgcgcaaCTTCTCCGCGTACCCGTCCGGGAGGGTGGAGTCCGCGTGGAGGAAGACtatgacgtcgccgctgcatCGCTCCACCCCtcgcgcgagctgcgcggcgcgtcccctcTCCGGTGAGACGAGCACGgcatccgcgcccgcgctgtgcgcgacggagacggtcgcgtcgtcgctgccgccgtcgaccaCCACGACCTCGAAGtgatccgcggcgccggcgccctcgcgcgcgctcgcgacggcgcgcgcgacgttgCGCTCCTCGTTGAGCGCCGGGACCACGACGGAGAGCCGCATGGCGAGCGTCCCGGTCGACCGTCTCCGCGGGATGCCAACACCTacttcgccgcgccccaaCCTGTGACGGGCCGCTcgcgcaccggcgcggggcgttTCTCGGCGAAAGGAGCTCGTCAATTCCGAGCGTCGCTTCAGCTTCCTCTAGCAGAGGAAGCGCCGCGGGActctcctcgacgcgcctAACGGCATGAGGCTCACGTGCGCGCTCCTAGTGATGATGTTCTCGGTCACGCGCGCTGTCGGGGCCTCTTCAGTGTCATCGTGGGCAGCAGTCGCGTGTccatcgcgcgtcgtcacGAAGGAGGATGTGGGCAAGCCGATCGTCCTGCTCGGCGCGTGGGTGCGCGCCGGTAACGGCACCGACGGGTCGAAAGATCGTCACCcatccatcgcgtcgctgagGATAACGTCTAACCCGCGCCACGGCGCGCTGTACTGGCGCGCGAAGCCCgtgctcgagggcgacgcggtgccAGCCGAGATGGGTTGGGAGAGATGCTCCGAAgtgtcgtcgcgcgccttcgccgacgcctggCCGGTGGGAGACCCTCCGCTCGCGACCCCCGAATGGCcgtgcgacgtcgtcgtcaacgcAAACGCACCCTCACccacgcacgccgccgccgccgccgccggggtggtCGTTCAGCCCATCTGCGCCGAGGTGCTCtacgcgccggacgcgaatTATCACAACTGGCCGagcggggtcgacgcgctgggCAATCGACGCGTCCCGGGGTCGAACCCGACGCGTGATGAAGCCCCGGACGCGTTCGGCTTCGAGTTCGACCTTGtggccggtgacgcgtcggccgcgggcggcgcgggcggcgcggcggacgcgatgagctcgtccgcggcgtcggcggcgtcggtgctcgtcgccgccgttcccgaTGCCCCGGCGCTGACTTACACGGCTGCGCCgatcgaggacggcgacgtcgcgcgtgaGGGCGACCGACCCGCgctgcacgccgcgctcctgaCCCGCACGCGCGTCCGGGGGATCGCGCTGcgtgacgtcgacgagggttCGTTCGCCGTGACGGTTCGTATCCAATCCGCCGTCGGCAACtacgtctccgtcgcgggcgcgggcgccgacgttcTGGCCAGGGCCGTCAATCCCTTccgtctcggcgacggggtcaTGGACGCGGGGGTCATGGAGTTCACGGCGTtgcccgaggacgccgcgcgaatgctcgccgcgctggagtacgtccacgtcgtcgacgatgtatacgacgagcgcgggtaCGCGACGGACacggtgacggtgacggcgacgggcggcgcgtgcctCCGCTCGGACGATTCGTTCGACGATTTTTccgacgcgggggaggtgacgcggtgccctcgcgccgcggacgtgggcgcgacgtcggtgtACGTGAAAGTTATCGTGTCGGGGCGGGTGAAGGACCTCGGGGAGCGTTCCGATCCCGCGTGGCGTCGCGGCTTTTCCTCGCTTCTTCcaatcgccgcgtcgctggcggcggcgacggcgtggtcgGCGTTTGCGATGTGGTCCGGGTGCGCGTGGGCgttggagcgcgcggggttggGTGGGTCGATCGGACGGGATGACGGCGGAGTCGGGGAGACGAAGGGCGGCGTTgggacggagacgcgcgcgaggcgcgtgaACGACcggggcgggttcgacggTGTCTAGAGTTTTAACGACGCCGACTGAGAGTTTTAACGCCGCCGCAAACTACTCCACGTTCGGCCGGGGTATGCACGGCTTCTTCAGCTTCCTCTGCTGCTTCGTGAGCTTGGcgaacgacgggggcggcgcgtgattcgcctcctcgggctcccTCTTcgacgcacccgcgccggctccgtcgtcgccgtcgtcgccgtccccgctcCTCCGGGATTTGGCCTTTCGGTCGGAACCGAAAAGAACGATCGCGTCCCTCCTCCCGCCCTCCCACGTCTCGGGGCTCGCGTACGCCTCCGAATCATCGCCATCGACCTCAACACCCTTCGCCGGCGTGCCCTGGGgcccgtcggcgacgcccccgccgcccccgtaGACGGCAGCCGCGTTACGGATAATCGGCAGAGTCTT from Micromonas commoda chromosome 3, complete sequence encodes:
- a CDS encoding predicted protein, translated to MGAGVGEQVRKLELDAYQAFLKVTAVTGMSWERDDLATKLRQELNISNDDHTRIREKLSDDERIKTIRENWKQREINQAAKKARIDAGGFTGAKTPKAPASAKPKAAPKAKTPKGPAAAPIVVNELICRRVQRFWPDEGGWFDAIITDYRPTTNEHCLTYEINTPNETFEWADISQFDGREFKLLEDRVNIEDLKFYSQGMKVGAETATHNQAIVATHAAVGDVNKIVQKAAKTADVDKIVEAKGTLSAQEEALRAQLAALDSDSDSDED
- a CDS encoding glycosyltransferase family 2 protein (distantly related to b-glycosyltransferases), with product MRLSVVVPALNEERNVARAVASAREGAGAADHFEVVVVDGGSDDATVSVAHSAGADAVLVSPERGRAAQLARGVERCSGDVIVFLHADSTLPDGYAEKLRDAMKPEHSWGAFGFRLAPEERDDDDDAADPSTAARGSKGPGGGTARRFLEWCVDKRTKWLGAPYGDQGVWVKRHALDSVGGVPQQCFMEDYELVKRLRRRHGMPCVVDAAVTTSSRRWDAMGVARVTALNQLIVFGYAMGVAPERLARWYTAGRNMGGGTKRWDTRAEANAEATKVEER
- a CDS encoding predicted protein; its protein translation is MPAVPETALKRRKRDEAWAANKAKAAAEAKAKAEANKKEIFNRAEKYVKEYRDQEADLVRLKREARAKGGFYVEPEAKVMFVMRLRGINDMHPKTRKIMQLLRLRQIHNGVFMRVNKATINMLRKVEPYVMFGYPNLKSVKELIYKRGYGKVNKQRIPLTDNSIIEKALGEKGIICIEDLIHEIYTCGPHFTACSNFLWPFKLSAPLGGMTKKRLHYIEGGEAGNREDKINALIRRMN
- a CDS encoding predicted protein, whose product is MEIQPAAEPNRSSKPFGAADAWHVSKKLAWHTGKAAWQFGTSFLILVVPLVIQLHREEQMMALEQEQMGVLQSPTGNAEPTPTA
- a CDS encoding predicted protein: MASLRLSSVTGSGLLLRTGGGSGGGRAGGGRWQSHWQPTTRSTSSSSSSSSSSSSSSSSCSTTTTSSSSSGIRSSLCARRPRMFCPQNNPERQPPGRSCSCLSLRRLITLYSYCSPSS
- a CDS encoding predicted protein, giving the protein MRLTCALLVMMFSVTRAVGASSVSSWAAVACPSRVVTKEDVGKPIVLLGAWVRAGNGTDGSKDRHPSIASLRITSNPRHGALYWRAKPVLEGDAVPAEMGWERCSEVSSRAFADAWPVGDPPLATPEWPCDVVVNANAPSPTHAAAAAAGVVVQPICAEVLYAPDANYHNWPSGVDALGNRRVPGSNPTRDEAPDAFGFEFDLVAGDASAAGGAGGAADAMSSSAASAASVLVAAVPDAPALTYTAAPIEDGDVAREGDRPALHAALLTRTRVRGIALRDVDEGSFAVTVRIQSAVGNYVSVAGAGADVLARAVNPFRLGDGVMDAGVMEFTALPEDAARMLAALEYVHVVDDVYDERGYATDTVTVTATGGACLRSDDSFDDFSDAGEVTRCPRAADVGATSVYVKVIVSGRVKDLGERSDPAWRRGFSSLLPIAASLAAATAWSAFAMWSGCAWALERAGLGGAALGRRRARGA
- a CDS encoding predicted protein, translating into MPSRGASSSVTPREAIAVGDEEAGGAPRDNTGDIIAAKAAAKAAAAAATGGSDAYGASSIQVLKGLEPVRKRPGMYIGNTSTKGLHHMVWEVLDNGVDEVQAGHASLITVTVEADGSVAVEDDGRGIPTDVHPATGTSSLETVLTVLHAGGKFGGDESGYHVSGGLHGVGISVVNALSDSTEVTVWRGDREYRQSFSRGAALAPMTEGSQDVANVGKKKGTRVRFKPDPSIFKERQDFDPNIILARMKELAFLNSTATDEASMDEGDVKKTEEYYEEVLSFPGGLKDYVVDLNEGAEPLHEPITFRAEVDGVQVEGALQWTKEAYTDTLLGYANSIRTSDGGTHLDGLKQSLTRAVNTQARKAKLLKEADANLGGEHIREGLSAVIAVWVPQPEFEGQTKTRLGNPEVRKVVESVIGEQVSEHLEFYPNTLGSIFSKASQAQKAAEAAKRARELVRRKSVLRSGSLPGKLSDCSVSDPESTEIFLVEGDSAGGSAKQGRDRRFQAVLPLRGKILNVERKDEASMYKNTEISSMVTALGLGLKGEPFDESQLRYSKIVILTDADVDGAHIRTLLLTFLFRYQRGLFEQGKVYVAVPPLYKVESGRAGKNNPPTYCYDEAQLQAHLATLPEGASRSIQRFKGLGEMMPEQLWSTTLNPETRLLKRLTVDDAAMANKTFQLLMSDKVAPRREFIETEGPKLEDIDV
- a CDS encoding predicted protein, with the translated sequence MANMANMFALLDEDAPKAAPAKENKPAAAAAPAKKAPAKTGDKPAGNRNNGNAKRAPRAPREFEGSVEGTEGGRSRPRNADRRKPKDGEGGRRDRADRSGRGHEGPHRGGAGKGGWGKPGDELNAPKEGDDAEPEPEPEEPDNEISIEDFEAAKAAKKAALNAAMAKGATAKEVDSSAFASMTLAAKSEDVNEFSLDGAGPKAKRERERKAKEAAKLELGFKSAPTAPAEDRPARGPGGRGGRGDRREGAGRGGRGEGRGGRGGRGGDRPAGGRGGSGLNVKIEDSSAFPTLGK